Proteins encoded in a region of the Phoenix dactylifera cultivar Barhee BC4 chromosome 3, palm_55x_up_171113_PBpolish2nd_filt_p, whole genome shotgun sequence genome:
- the LOC103709220 gene encoding probable calcium-binding protein CML31, translating to MASFLHSKAEKEAATPLDSLALEKIRDHREVEQVFGQFDVDGDGKISPAELRLTMMRTVGEELNLEEAEAVVRSADKDGDGLLDLEEFVGLVGVEGEEEKERELREAFGMYEMEGEGCITPRSLKRMLSRLGASRELEECRAMICRFDLNGDGVLSFDEFKVMMMSS from the coding sequence ATGGCTTCCTTCTTGCATTCTAAGGCAGAGAAAGAAGCTGCTACTCCTCTCGATTCATTAGCTTTGGAAAAGATCCGCGATCATCGGGAAGTCGAACAGGTCTTTGGCCAATTCGATGTGGATGGCGATGGGAAGATCTCCCCGGCTGAGCTTCGGCTCACCATGATGAGGACCGTCGGAGAGGAGTTGAACCTCGAGGAGGCCGAAGCGGTGGTGAGGTCGGCCGATAAGGATGGCGATGGGTTGTTGGACTTGGAGGAGTTTGTGGGGTTGGTAGGggtggagggagaggaggagaaggagagggagctgAGAGAAGCATTTGGGATGTATGAGATGGAAGGGGAGGGGTGCATCACGCCCAGGAGCCTGAAGCGGATGCTGAGCCGGTTGGGCGCGTCCAGGGAGCTGGAGGAGTGCCGGGCCATGATTTGTAGGTTTGACCTTAATGGGGATGGGGTGCTTAGCTTTGACGAGTTTAAAGTCATGATGATGTCGTCCTAG
- the LOC103709212 gene encoding transcription factor bHLH51-like, with protein sequence MAQYFPPYGWSQEGKKRISLPSLYKGSLLLPRPTSSAPPFLDFGASYPSSSSVTGRSATAARALKKIHSEAERRRRERINAHLSTLRRMIPDADKMDKASLLGSVIEQVKDLKRKASAIGKGFQVPTEVNEVTVECKQGNGHLYIIRASICCEDRPDLFTDLIQAFHGLSLRTIRADMTSLGGRVKNVFILYRKEGNAGMCLSSLKESIEEALSRVVSPDMVSTNVFPSKRQRLLESHYYS encoded by the exons ATGGCTCAATACTTTCCTCCTTATGGCTGGTCGCAGGAGGGGAAAAAACGAATCAGTTTGCCCTCACTTTACAAAGGCTCTCTGCTTCTCCCTCGCCCCACCAGCTCAGCTCCACCCTTTCTAGATTTCGGGGCTTCCTACCCCTCCTCGTCATCGGTGACCGGGAGGAGTGCAACAGCGGCCAGGGCCCTGAAAAAGATCCACAGCGAGGctgagaggagaagaagagagaggattaATGCCCATCTTTCTACTCTAAGGCGCATGATTCCAGATGCTGACAAG ATGGACAAGGCTTCTTTGCTGGGTAGCGTGATTGAACAAGTGAAGGATCTCAAGAGAAAGGCAAGTGCCATTGGCAAAGGCTTCCAAGTCCCAACAGAAGTGAATGAGGTGACAGTAGAATGCAAGCAAGGCAATGGCCACCTCTACATAATAAGGGCTTCCATTTGCTGCGAAGACCGGCCGGATTTATTCACTGACCTCATCCAAGCATTCCATGGTCTGAGTCTCAGGACAATCAGAGCAGACATGACCTCGTTGGGAGGGAGAGTAAAGAATGTGTTCATTCTATACAGGAAGGAGGGCAACGCAGGCATGTGTTTGAGCTCTCTCAAGGAGAGCATAGAAGAAGCCCTATCTAGGGTGGTCTCTCCGGATATGGTATCCACAAATGTCTTTCCAAGCAAGAGGCAAAGGCTCCTGGAATCACACTACTACTCTTAG
- the LOC103709227 gene encoding potassium transporter 1 isoform X2 yields the protein MSSANAPSFASEEGSTPAGRRRPSCKTVLTLAYQSLGVVYGDLSTSPLYVYKTTFSGKLSLHEDDEEVFGVLSFIFWTLTLIPLFKYIYFVLSADDNGEDTWQSSMLKELFKKHPRFRNGLLIVVLLGTCMTIGDGVLTPAISVLSAVSGVGVKITHLHENYIVAISCAILVGLFSLQHHGTHRVGFLFAPIVTAWLLCISGIGIYNIFRWNQSIIRALSPLYMFRFLKSTGIEGWVSLGGVVLCITGAETMFANLGHFSPRSIKMAFSFLVYPCLILAYMGEAAFLSKHHEDIQRSFYKAIPEAVFWPVFVVATLAAIVGSQAVISATFSIISQCCSLSCFPRVKIVHTSNQIYGQIYIPEVNWILMCLCLAVTIGLRNTNTIGHAYGFAVTIVIFVTTCLMSLVIIIAWKQKIMMAIAFLVFFGSIELLYISASFIKIPEGGWIPIVLSMIFMSVMYIWNYGTLKKHEFDLENKVSVNRILVLGPTLGMVRVPGIGLVYGDLVTGVPAVFGHFATNLPAFHQILVFVCIKSVQVPFVSEGERFLIGRIGPKEFHIFRCIVRYGYKDLQQDIYDFENILVSKILAFVEMEDNLQALNKGITYDLRVSNPECPDIFVPSVTGQKFEQDLLSSSDTYLVKPGDFRLMEGSFCKDESLEILKAKESGVVYILGHSYARAKKSSSLIKKFVIDVIYAFLSKNCRGPNDLLNLPHSLLLEVGMNSYV from the exons ATGAGCTCTGCCAACGCACCATCCTTTGCGTCAGAGGAAGGCTCAACTCCCGCT GGCCGGAGAAGACCTTCCTGCAAGACTGTCTTGACACTTGCTTACCAGAGTCTCGGCGTGGTCTATGGAGATCTGAGTACTTCTCCTTTATATGTTTACAAGACGACCTTCTCAGGAAAATTAAGCCTTCATGAGGATGATGAGGAGGTTTTTGGTGTGCTTTCCTTCATCTTCTGGACCTTAACTCTCATTCCTCTCTTCAAGTACATCTATTTCGTATTGTCAGCAGATGATAATGGTGAAG ACACGTGGCAGAGTTCTATGCTCAAGGAGTTATTCAAAAAACATCCAAGGTTCCGAAATGGTCTGCTTATAGTTGTTCTGCTGGGAACTTGTATGACAATTGGTGATGGGGTGCTTACCCCAGCAATCTCAG TTCTTTCTGCAGTCTCGGGTGTTGGAGTGAAAATCACACATCTCCATGAGA ATTACATTGTGGCAATCTCTTGTGCAATCTTGGTGGGTCTCTTCTCGCTCCAGCATCATGGGACACACCGAGTTGGTTTTTTGTTTGCACCAATAGTCACAGCATGGCTTCTATGCATTAGTGGTATtggtatttataatatatttcgATGGAATCAAAGTATTATCCGTGCCCTTTCACCGTTATATATGTTTAGATTCCTCAAAAGTACGGGCATAGAAGGCTGGGTGTCGCTAGGAGGAGTGGTGCTCTGTATTACAG GTGCTGAGACAATGTTTGCCAATTTGGGTCATTTCTCTCCACGTTCAATCAAG ATGGCATTTTCTTTTCTGGTATATCCCTGTCTTATTCTTGCTTATATGGGTGAAGCTGCATTTCTTTCTAAACACCATGAAGATATTCAACGAAGCTTCTACAAAGCTATACCAG AAGCTGTTTTTTGGCCTGTCTTCGTAGTGGCCACTCTTGCAGCAATAGTTGGAAGTCAGGCTGTGATATCAGCAACCTTTTCTATCATAAGCCAGTGTTGTTCCCTGAGTTGCTTCCCTCGTGTAAAAATTGTCCATACTTCAAACCAAATTTATGGGCAGATATATATTCCTGAAGTCAATTGGATTCTCATGTGTCTCTGCTTAGCCGTCACTATTGGTTTGAGGAACACCAACACCATCGGCCATGCATATG GGTTTGCTGTCACGATTGTCATCTTTGTGACCACTTGCTTGATGTCTTTGGTGATAATAATTGCAtggaaacagaagataatgATGGCTATAGCTTTTCTTGTGTTTTTTGGATCTATAGAATTGCTATACATCTCAGCTTCCTTCATCAAGATTCCAGAAGGGGGTTGGATCCCAATTGTTCTCTCTATGATCTTTATGAGTGTGATGTACATATGGAACTATGGGACATTGAAAAAGCATGAATTTGATTTGGAGAATAAGGTCTCAGTAAACAGAATTTTGGTTCTGGGGCCCACACTAGGAATGGTTCGGGTGCCGGGAATTGgacttgtctatggtgatttgGTAACTGGGGTGCCAGCTGTTTTTGGACATTTTGCAACAAACTTGCCTGCATTTCATCAGATCTTGGTTTTTGTGTGTATCAAATCTGTCCAAGTTCCCTTTGTTTCTGAAGGGGAGCGATTTCTTATAGGCAGGATAGGGCCAAAGGAGTTTCATATCTTCAGATGTATAGTTCGTTACGGTTACAAAGATCTGCAGCAAGATATTTATGATTTTGAGAATATACTGGTGTCTAAAATTTTAGCATTTGTGGAGATGGAAGACAACTTGCAGGCACTAAACAAAGGAATAACTTACGACTTAAGGGTATCAAATCCTGAATGTCCTGATATTTTTGTGCCATCTGTAACAGGTCAAAAATTTGAGCAGGATTTGCTGTCTTCCTCAGATACATATCTAGTGAAACCAGGGGACTTCAGGCTTATGGAAGGTTCTTTTTGTAAGGATGAATCTTTGGAGATTTTGAAAGCCAAGGAATCTGGTGTGGTCTACATTCTGGGACATTCATATGCCAGGGCAAAGAAATCATCCTCCCTCATCAAGAAATTTGTGATTGATGTAATATATGCTTTTCTTAGCAAAAATTGCAGAGGACCCAATGATCTCTTAAATCTGCCTCACTCTTTATTGCTTGAAGTTGGTATGAACTCTTATgtttaa
- the LOC103709227 gene encoding potassium transporter 1 isoform X1, whose protein sequence is MSSANAPSFASEEGSTPAGRRRPSCKTVLTLAYQSLGVVYGDLSTSPLYVYKTTFSGKLSLHEDDEEVFGVLSFIFWTLTLIPLFKYIYFVLSADDNGEGGPFALYSLLCRHANLCLLPNQQAADESLLTCNMEGAADTWQSSMLKELFKKHPRFRNGLLIVVLLGTCMTIGDGVLTPAISVLSAVSGVGVKITHLHENYIVAISCAILVGLFSLQHHGTHRVGFLFAPIVTAWLLCISGIGIYNIFRWNQSIIRALSPLYMFRFLKSTGIEGWVSLGGVVLCITGAETMFANLGHFSPRSIKMAFSFLVYPCLILAYMGEAAFLSKHHEDIQRSFYKAIPEAVFWPVFVVATLAAIVGSQAVISATFSIISQCCSLSCFPRVKIVHTSNQIYGQIYIPEVNWILMCLCLAVTIGLRNTNTIGHAYGFAVTIVIFVTTCLMSLVIIIAWKQKIMMAIAFLVFFGSIELLYISASFIKIPEGGWIPIVLSMIFMSVMYIWNYGTLKKHEFDLENKVSVNRILVLGPTLGMVRVPGIGLVYGDLVTGVPAVFGHFATNLPAFHQILVFVCIKSVQVPFVSEGERFLIGRIGPKEFHIFRCIVRYGYKDLQQDIYDFENILVSKILAFVEMEDNLQALNKGITYDLRVSNPECPDIFVPSVTGQKFEQDLLSSSDTYLVKPGDFRLMEGSFCKDESLEILKAKESGVVYILGHSYARAKKSSSLIKKFVIDVIYAFLSKNCRGPNDLLNLPHSLLLEVGMNSYV, encoded by the exons ATGAGCTCTGCCAACGCACCATCCTTTGCGTCAGAGGAAGGCTCAACTCCCGCT GGCCGGAGAAGACCTTCCTGCAAGACTGTCTTGACACTTGCTTACCAGAGTCTCGGCGTGGTCTATGGAGATCTGAGTACTTCTCCTTTATATGTTTACAAGACGACCTTCTCAGGAAAATTAAGCCTTCATGAGGATGATGAGGAGGTTTTTGGTGTGCTTTCCTTCATCTTCTGGACCTTAACTCTCATTCCTCTCTTCAAGTACATCTATTTCGTATTGTCAGCAGATGATAATGGTGAAG GTGGTCCCTTTGCACTATATTCACTGCTTTGTAGACATGCAAACTTATGCCTTCTACCTAATCAGCAAGCAGCTGATGAGAGCTTGTTAACCTGTAACATGGAAGGTGCTGCAGACACGTGGCAGAGTTCTATGCTCAAGGAGTTATTCAAAAAACATCCAAGGTTCCGAAATGGTCTGCTTATAGTTGTTCTGCTGGGAACTTGTATGACAATTGGTGATGGGGTGCTTACCCCAGCAATCTCAG TTCTTTCTGCAGTCTCGGGTGTTGGAGTGAAAATCACACATCTCCATGAGA ATTACATTGTGGCAATCTCTTGTGCAATCTTGGTGGGTCTCTTCTCGCTCCAGCATCATGGGACACACCGAGTTGGTTTTTTGTTTGCACCAATAGTCACAGCATGGCTTCTATGCATTAGTGGTATtggtatttataatatatttcgATGGAATCAAAGTATTATCCGTGCCCTTTCACCGTTATATATGTTTAGATTCCTCAAAAGTACGGGCATAGAAGGCTGGGTGTCGCTAGGAGGAGTGGTGCTCTGTATTACAG GTGCTGAGACAATGTTTGCCAATTTGGGTCATTTCTCTCCACGTTCAATCAAG ATGGCATTTTCTTTTCTGGTATATCCCTGTCTTATTCTTGCTTATATGGGTGAAGCTGCATTTCTTTCTAAACACCATGAAGATATTCAACGAAGCTTCTACAAAGCTATACCAG AAGCTGTTTTTTGGCCTGTCTTCGTAGTGGCCACTCTTGCAGCAATAGTTGGAAGTCAGGCTGTGATATCAGCAACCTTTTCTATCATAAGCCAGTGTTGTTCCCTGAGTTGCTTCCCTCGTGTAAAAATTGTCCATACTTCAAACCAAATTTATGGGCAGATATATATTCCTGAAGTCAATTGGATTCTCATGTGTCTCTGCTTAGCCGTCACTATTGGTTTGAGGAACACCAACACCATCGGCCATGCATATG GGTTTGCTGTCACGATTGTCATCTTTGTGACCACTTGCTTGATGTCTTTGGTGATAATAATTGCAtggaaacagaagataatgATGGCTATAGCTTTTCTTGTGTTTTTTGGATCTATAGAATTGCTATACATCTCAGCTTCCTTCATCAAGATTCCAGAAGGGGGTTGGATCCCAATTGTTCTCTCTATGATCTTTATGAGTGTGATGTACATATGGAACTATGGGACATTGAAAAAGCATGAATTTGATTTGGAGAATAAGGTCTCAGTAAACAGAATTTTGGTTCTGGGGCCCACACTAGGAATGGTTCGGGTGCCGGGAATTGgacttgtctatggtgatttgGTAACTGGGGTGCCAGCTGTTTTTGGACATTTTGCAACAAACTTGCCTGCATTTCATCAGATCTTGGTTTTTGTGTGTATCAAATCTGTCCAAGTTCCCTTTGTTTCTGAAGGGGAGCGATTTCTTATAGGCAGGATAGGGCCAAAGGAGTTTCATATCTTCAGATGTATAGTTCGTTACGGTTACAAAGATCTGCAGCAAGATATTTATGATTTTGAGAATATACTGGTGTCTAAAATTTTAGCATTTGTGGAGATGGAAGACAACTTGCAGGCACTAAACAAAGGAATAACTTACGACTTAAGGGTATCAAATCCTGAATGTCCTGATATTTTTGTGCCATCTGTAACAGGTCAAAAATTTGAGCAGGATTTGCTGTCTTCCTCAGATACATATCTAGTGAAACCAGGGGACTTCAGGCTTATGGAAGGTTCTTTTTGTAAGGATGAATCTTTGGAGATTTTGAAAGCCAAGGAATCTGGTGTGGTCTACATTCTGGGACATTCATATGCCAGGGCAAAGAAATCATCCTCCCTCATCAAGAAATTTGTGATTGATGTAATATATGCTTTTCTTAGCAAAAATTGCAGAGGACCCAATGATCTCTTAAATCTGCCTCACTCTTTATTGCTTGAAGTTGGTATGAACTCTTATgtttaa
- the LOC103709236 gene encoding LOW QUALITY PROTEIN: dnaJ protein ERDJ3A (The sequence of the model RefSeq protein was modified relative to this genomic sequence to represent the inferred CDS: inserted 1 base in 1 codon; deleted 1 base in 1 codon), with product MLRRVLLSLFLVLPLLFFLAGEAKTLDPYKVLGVDKNASQRDIQKAFHKLSLQYHPDKNKNKGAQEKFAEINNAYEILSDEEKRKNYDLYGDEKGNPGFDGGNFGNQDGYTYFTTGGPGSSYFTSNPGGWQTMGGQGNTKTFSFSFGGDHGAGGNPFGFNFGDIFSNFFGGGMNAGNHYGGFGSSGGPSSRSATSGSLEDVNSHFFNKQISGQGLTWLLLFYTPSARGYHVLESIVEDVASSLHGALKAGRINCLSEQTLCKDLGVSAAKSARLFIYSYKSCEKGSLVEYGGEFDVRSLKSFSQDQLPRFSKRVDLGRFDFSSSTSNLPQVLLLSTKKDTPVMWRAISGLYCKHFVFYDAEVHDVSHPTLKRFGVKELPAVVGRLANGEEYVLRARITVKDLKAGINELGALLESFEKXNKKATSNQAKKSSQTESQEGNVPLLTSLNVDNICGDRTPVCIIGAFRSSKAKEKLEAILSAVSQKSLVRRQNLAENSGDSISYSLLDASKHSAFLYSFDRSGFRSFDKLLVAYKPRKGKFAVYTDEVTMEEAEKFVGSVLNGDIRFSKIRQKPVFR from the exons ATGCTTCGCCGAGTTCTTCTTTCGCTGTTCTTGgtccttcctctcctcttcttcttggcCGGCGAAGCCAAAACCCTGGATCCTTACAAG GTCCTTGGGGTTGATAAAAATGCTAGTCAGCGTGATATTCAAAAAGCCTTTCACAA GCTATCTCTGCAGTACCACCCtgataagaataaaaataaggGTGCACAGGAGAAATTTGCTGAGATCAACAATG CATATGAAATTCTCTCAgatgaagagaagaggaagaactaTGATTTGTATGGAGATGAGAAGGGTAACCCAGGATTTGATGGAGGTAATTTTGGGAATCAAGATGGATATACATACTTCACCACTGGTGGCCCTGGAAGCAGTTACTTTACCTCTAACCCTGGTGGATGGCAGACAATGGGTGGCCAAGGAAATACAAAgactttttccttctcctttggTGGCGATCATGGTGCTGGTGGAAATCCATTTGGTTTTAACTTTGGTGATATATTTTCCAACTTTTTTGGTGGTGGGATGAATGCTGGGAACCATTATGGTGGTTTCGGTAGCTCGGGTGGACCGAGCTCCAGATCTGCTACTTCTGGGAGCCTTGAGGATGTCAATTCACATTTTTTTAACAAACAAATAAGTGGTCAAGGCTTGACTTGGCTTCTGTTATTTTATACACCTTCTGCCAGGGGATATCATGTATTAGAATCCATTGTAGAGGATGTTGCGAGTTCATTACATGGAGCATTAAAG GCTGGTAGGATAAATTGCCTTAGTGAACAGACTTTGTGTAAGGATCTTGGTGTATCAGCCGCCAAATCAGCTCGTTTGTTCATTTACTCATATAAATCTTGTGAAAAGGGCTCATTGGTAGAATATGGTGGCGAATTTGATGTTAGGAGTCTGAAAAGCTTCTCTCAGGACCAACTACCAAGATTTTCGAAACGTGTAGACCTTGGTCGGTTTGATTTTTCCTCGAGCACCTCAAATCTTCCGCAAGTTTTACTGCTCTCGACTAAGAAAGATACACCAGTTATGTGGCGTGCTATCAGTGGCTTGTATTGCAAACACTTTGTATTTTATGATGCAGAG GTTCATGATGTTTCACACCCTACTTTAAAAAGGTTTGGTGTGAAGGAGCTTCCGGCTGTTGTTGGTAGACTTGCAAATGGTGAGGAGTATGTTCTGAGAGCACGAATCACTGTAAAGGATCTAAAAGCTGGCATCAATGAGTTGGGAGCATTGCTTGAAAGTTTTGAGA AAAATAAGAAGGCAACTTCAAACCAGGCCAAGAAATCATCACAGACAGAATCACAGGAGGGCAATGTTCCTTTACTCACGTCTCTGAATGTGGATAATATTTGTGGAGACAGGACT CCCGTATGCATCATAGGTGCCTTCAGGTCATCGAAAGCTAAAGAGAAGCTAGAAGCCATTCTGTCAGCG GTCTCCCAGAAGTCATTAGTGAGGCGACAAAACCTGGCTGAGAACTCTGGCGATTCAATCTCTTACTCTCTGCTGGATGCCTCCAAGCATTCGGCGTTTCTGTATTCCTTTGACAGGTCAGGGTTCAGGTCCTTCGATAAGCTTCTGGTGGCTTACAAGCCTCGAAAAGGGAAATTTGCAGTTTATACAGATGAAGTTACAATGGAGGAAGCAGAGAAGTTTGTCGGTTCTGTTCTTAATGGGGATATCCGGTTCTCTAAGATTCGTCAGAAACCTGTTTTTAGATGA